Proteins from a single region of Haloterrigena alkaliphila:
- a CDS encoding DUF2110 family protein, which produces MVVLATKLYVEGDARERALDSLRSLVDNEIGELAVEFELGVRHDDFPSVTIEGEDATVARNVLREEFGEIVPDLEVGETYVGTLESWDDDGFVLDAGQGEGVRIPTDELGLGPGSPEQLRERYGLVQHLPLRFVYGGSGGGGAGSDDGEGDGDEPSRLADEERDRLYDWTRGDGRLNVNSATRAEVRATLNRAGHAQDYVTVERLGLLEQSVICTEDTDPPGLLASVGEYLPAELRCVVP; this is translated from the coding sequence ATGGTCGTACTCGCAACCAAGCTCTACGTCGAGGGCGACGCCCGCGAGCGGGCGCTGGACTCGCTGCGCTCGCTGGTCGACAACGAGATCGGCGAGCTCGCCGTCGAGTTCGAACTCGGCGTGCGCCACGACGACTTCCCGTCGGTGACGATCGAGGGCGAGGACGCCACCGTCGCGCGAAACGTCCTCCGCGAGGAGTTCGGCGAGATCGTCCCCGACCTCGAGGTCGGCGAAACCTACGTCGGCACGCTCGAGTCCTGGGACGACGACGGCTTCGTCCTCGACGCCGGACAGGGCGAGGGGGTGCGAATTCCGACCGACGAACTCGGGCTCGGCCCCGGCTCCCCGGAACAGCTCCGCGAGCGGTACGGGCTGGTCCAACATCTTCCGCTGCGGTTCGTCTACGGCGGTAGCGGTGGCGGCGGAGCGGGCTCCGACGACGGGGAGGGCGACGGGGACGAGCCGTCGCGACTCGCCGACGAGGAACGCGACCGCCTCTACGACTGGACCCGCGGCGACGGTCGGCTCAACGTCAACAGCGCCACCCGCGCGGAGGTGCGGGCGACGCTGAACCGCGCCGGCCACGCCCAGGATTACGTCACCGTCGAGCGGCTGGGTCTCCTCGAGCAGAGCGTGATCTGTACCGAGGACACCGACCCGCCGGGACTCCTGGCCAGCGTCGGGGAGTACCTCCCGGCGGAACTGCGCTGCGTCGTTCCATAA
- the tfe gene encoding transcription factor E, with product MAFEDLLEDPVIQKYLHELVGPKGMPVAAAPPDGEVTDEELAEELDLELNDVRRALFILYENDLATYRRLRDEDSGWLTYLWTFEYDNIPENLEDEMYRLHEALEKRREYERNHEFYLCEICSIRFEFGEAMDFGFECPECGSPLESMDNDRLVNAMDDRLDALEDELNLEA from the coding sequence ATGGCTTTTGAGGACCTGCTCGAGGATCCGGTTATCCAGAAGTACTTGCACGAGCTGGTCGGCCCGAAGGGGATGCCCGTCGCGGCGGCGCCCCCGGACGGAGAGGTGACCGACGAGGAGCTCGCGGAAGAGCTGGACCTCGAGTTGAACGACGTGCGGCGGGCGCTGTTCATTCTCTACGAGAACGACCTCGCCACCTATCGGCGGCTTCGCGACGAGGACTCGGGATGGCTCACCTATCTCTGGACCTTCGAGTACGACAACATCCCCGAGAACTTGGAAGACGAGATGTACCGCCTCCACGAGGCCCTCGAGAAGCGCCGGGAGTACGAGCGCAACCACGAGTTCTACCTCTGTGAGATCTGCTCGATCCGGTTCGAGTTCGGCGAGGCCATGGACTTCGGCTTCGAGTGTCCCGAGTGCGGCTCGCCGCTGGAATCGATGGACAACGATCGGCTCGTCAACGCGATGGACGACCGCCTCGACGCGCTCGAGGACGAACTGAATCTAGAGGCCTGA
- a CDS encoding MBL fold metallo-hydrolase, which produces MKTDTDGSCRSDGLFSTLHRLEFDVPWPPKHVAAYALDGPEPMLIDAGTPVDEGESTLETGLERAGLSIRDIEHVVVTHPHSDHLGQADTLREAGATIYAPRPALERLRRDPDRVREAVHETARAAGYSGDALEEIVEGEVDSFRRDRRLLDPEATEPIAPETTFAVGDRKFRSLETPGHQIHHLSLETDLEGTTVLFSGDALIESFRAGAFHVGFDRGADEAVDAYYDAMDRLQETTATHVFPGHGPVFEDPHRVVDRTRDRLDTLLAETLEAVAAIEPATALAIAEEHTGSVRYPAPVMDALGALGTLENRGRVRSESEDGVRYYRTT; this is translated from the coding sequence ATGAAGACTGACACCGACGGTTCCTGTCGGAGCGATGGCCTCTTCTCGACGCTCCATCGCCTCGAGTTCGACGTCCCGTGGCCCCCGAAACACGTCGCAGCGTACGCCCTCGACGGCCCCGAACCGATGCTGATCGACGCCGGCACGCCGGTCGACGAGGGCGAGTCGACGCTCGAGACCGGTCTCGAGCGAGCCGGCCTCTCGATTCGCGATATCGAACACGTCGTCGTGACCCATCCCCACAGCGACCACCTCGGGCAGGCCGACACCCTCCGCGAGGCCGGCGCGACGATCTACGCGCCGAGACCGGCCCTCGAGCGGTTGCGGCGGGACCCGGACCGAGTCCGCGAGGCCGTCCACGAAACGGCGCGGGCTGCGGGGTACAGCGGCGACGCCCTCGAGGAGATCGTCGAGGGGGAAGTCGACTCGTTTCGGCGGGATCGACGGCTGCTCGACCCCGAAGCGACCGAACCGATCGCCCCGGAAACGACGTTCGCGGTCGGCGACCGAAAGTTTCGCTCGCTCGAAACGCCGGGCCACCAGATCCACCACCTGAGCCTCGAGACCGACCTCGAGGGGACGACGGTCCTCTTCTCCGGCGACGCGCTCATCGAATCTTTCCGCGCCGGCGCCTTCCACGTCGGGTTCGATCGGGGCGCCGACGAGGCCGTCGACGCCTACTACGACGCGATGGATCGACTGCAGGAGACGACGGCGACGCACGTCTTCCCCGGCCACGGCCCGGTTTTCGAGGATCCCCACCGGGTCGTCGATCGCACGCGGGATCGACTCGACACGTTGCTCGCCGAGACCCTCGAGGCGGTCGCGGCGATCGAACCCGCGACGGCGCTGGCGATCGCCGAGGAGCACACCGGGAGCGTCCGCTACCCCGCGCCCGTGATGGACGCGCTCGGCGCGCTCGGGACGCTCGAGAACCGGGGACGGGTCCGCTCCGAGAGCGAGGACGGCGTGCGATACTACCGGACGACCTGA
- a CDS encoding class I adenylate-forming enzyme family protein yields MDLEDVDPVAREGNVAKLFDETASQHGDAQAMEHHGERRTHAELRDRTAAFAGGLHDLGLEPDDRMLLFLPNCPEYLIASLGAFRAGVVISPVNPQYKRREVAYQLEDTDAKAIVTHPWLREVVDEGLEDADREAEVITIESEGMERNPEDVFFEDVSGEATLVERADDDVALLPYTSGTTGKPKGVQLTHRNTRAQLNWTLAASNVDVESEDVRSLIWLPLYHITGFTHTALQPLVGGGSLYFRSALEWDAQECMQLVEEEEITHFVGVTTMYADMVQAEDFGEYDMTSLESASEGGAKLSTAVQEQFEETAGVDISEGYGLTETHGATHTQLGSSFGLKHGTIGQPLRMTDCKIVDDSGDEVPPGEKGELVVRGPQVMSGYHEMPEATEQAFTEHGYFRTGDIARRDENNYYEIVDRKKHMINTAGYNVYPSELENLLLEHEAVADVAVVGIPDERRNEVPKAFVVASADVESGTDVTAEEIKQFSLDRVAEYKHPREIEFIDELPRTTSGKIQKYKLEDDES; encoded by the coding sequence ATGGATCTGGAAGACGTCGATCCGGTCGCACGGGAGGGGAACGTCGCGAAGCTGTTCGACGAGACGGCGTCCCAGCACGGGGACGCGCAAGCGATGGAACACCACGGGGAGCGGCGGACCCACGCCGAACTGCGGGACCGAACCGCCGCGTTCGCCGGCGGACTCCACGATCTGGGGCTCGAGCCAGACGACCGAATGCTGCTGTTCCTGCCGAACTGTCCGGAGTACCTGATCGCGTCGCTGGGGGCGTTCAGGGCGGGCGTCGTCATCTCGCCGGTCAACCCCCAGTACAAGCGCCGCGAGGTCGCCTACCAGCTCGAGGACACCGACGCGAAGGCGATCGTCACCCACCCCTGGCTCCGGGAGGTCGTCGACGAGGGGCTCGAGGACGCCGACCGCGAGGCCGAGGTCATCACTATCGAGAGCGAGGGGATGGAGCGAAACCCCGAGGACGTCTTCTTCGAGGACGTCAGCGGCGAGGCCACGCTGGTCGAGCGCGCCGACGACGACGTCGCCCTGCTGCCCTACACCTCCGGAACGACGGGTAAACCGAAAGGCGTCCAGCTCACCCACCGCAACACCCGGGCGCAGCTGAACTGGACGCTCGCGGCCTCTAACGTCGACGTCGAGAGCGAGGACGTTCGCAGCCTCATCTGGCTGCCGCTGTACCACATCACCGGCTTCACCCACACCGCCCTCCAGCCGCTGGTCGGCGGCGGCAGCCTCTACTTCCGCAGCGCCCTCGAGTGGGACGCCCAGGAGTGTATGCAGCTCGTCGAGGAGGAGGAGATCACCCACTTCGTCGGCGTGACGACGATGTACGCCGACATGGTGCAGGCGGAGGACTTCGGCGAGTACGACATGACGAGCCTCGAGTCGGCCTCGGAGGGCGGCGCGAAGCTCTCGACCGCGGTGCAAGAGCAGTTCGAGGAGACCGCCGGAGTCGACATCTCCGAGGGGTACGGCCTCACCGAGACCCACGGCGCGACCCACACCCAGCTCGGCTCCTCGTTCGGGCTGAAACACGGGACGATCGGCCAGCCGCTGCGAATGACCGACTGCAAGATCGTCGACGACAGCGGGGACGAAGTCCCGCCCGGGGAGAAGGGCGAACTCGTCGTGCGCGGGCCGCAGGTGATGTCGGGCTACCACGAGATGCCCGAGGCGACCGAGCAGGCGTTCACCGAGCACGGCTACTTCCGGACCGGCGACATCGCCCGCCGCGACGAGAACAACTACTACGAGATCGTCGACCGGAAGAAGCACATGATCAACACCGCCGGCTACAACGTCTACCCCAGCGAACTCGAGAATCTCCTGCTCGAGCACGAGGCCGTCGCGGACGTCGCCGTCGTGGGAATTCCCGACGAGCGGCGCAACGAAGTACCGAAGGCGTTCGTCGTCGCGTCGGCGGACGTCGAGTCGGGCACCGACGTCACGGCCGAGGAGATCAAGCAGTTCAGTCTCGACCGCGTCGCCGAGTACAAACACCCCCGCGAGATCGAGTTCATCGACGAACTCCCCCGCACGACCAGCGGGAAGATCCAGAAGTACAAACTCGAGGACGACGAGTCGTAA
- a CDS encoding tRNA (cytidine(56)-2'-O)-methyltransferase translates to MHDEPAVAVLRLGHRPGRDERMTTHVGLTARALGADRVWFPDNAGQSLETVEDITDRFGGPFAVELTDSPQGVIGDWEGRVVHLTMYGERVQDVEDEIRKAHRSEGDESGGEPILIVVGAEKVPFDVYEAADWNVGVTNQPHSEVAGLAVFLDRLFEGRELEREWADADRRVVPMETGKRVESEDDG, encoded by the coding sequence ATGCACGACGAACCCGCGGTCGCCGTCCTCCGGCTGGGCCACCGGCCCGGCCGGGACGAGCGGATGACGACCCACGTCGGCCTGACCGCGCGGGCGCTGGGCGCCGACCGCGTCTGGTTTCCGGACAACGCCGGCCAGTCCCTCGAGACGGTCGAAGACATCACCGACCGCTTCGGCGGCCCATTCGCGGTCGAACTTACCGATTCGCCGCAAGGAGTCATCGGCGACTGGGAGGGTCGGGTCGTCCACCTCACGATGTACGGCGAGCGCGTCCAGGACGTCGAGGACGAGATTCGGAAGGCCCACCGGAGCGAGGGCGACGAGAGCGGCGGCGAGCCAATTCTGATCGTCGTCGGCGCCGAGAAGGTTCCCTTCGACGTCTACGAGGCCGCCGACTGGAACGTCGGCGTCACCAACCAGCCCCACTCTGAGGTCGCTGGCCTCGCGGTCTTTTTGGACCGGCTGTTCGAGGGTCGCGAACTCGAGCGCGAGTGGGCCGACGCCGACCGCCGCGTCGTGCCGATGGAGACCGGCAAACGCGTCGAATCGGAAGACGACGGCTGA
- a CDS encoding cupin domain-containing protein produces MNTINESDLEWSENDPELDDVVFRRKELSTAVDADDLGCSLYELPPGKRSWPYHYHTANEEALYVLAGDGLLVAADGEHPLEAGDYATFPANERGGHRIVNDGDEPLRYLLVSTMNEPDVTVYPELETFGVYVGSPPGGREERTLEGYYRIDDDVAYWDADEPEE; encoded by the coding sequence ATGAACACGATCAACGAGTCGGACCTCGAATGGTCCGAGAACGACCCGGAACTCGATGACGTAGTGTTTCGCCGAAAGGAACTCTCGACGGCCGTCGACGCCGACGACCTCGGCTGCAGCCTCTACGAACTCCCGCCGGGGAAGCGTTCGTGGCCCTACCACTACCACACGGCCAACGAGGAGGCGCTGTACGTGCTGGCGGGCGACGGGCTGCTCGTCGCTGCCGACGGCGAGCACCCGCTCGAGGCGGGCGACTACGCGACGTTCCCGGCGAACGAGCGCGGCGGCCACCGGATCGTCAACGACGGCGACGAGCCGCTGCGATACCTGCTGGTCTCGACGATGAACGAACCGGACGTCACCGTCTACCCCGAGCTGGAGACGTTCGGCGTCTACGTGGGCTCGCCGCCGGGCGGTCGCGAGGAGCGAACGCTCGAGGGCTACTACCGAATCGACGACGACGTGGCGTACTGGGACGCGGACGAACCCGAGGAGTAG
- a CDS encoding universal stress protein → MYERILVPTDGSKVAKAAVDHAIDLAERYDADVHAIFVADTDAIAYGLGTEQVDRIRQGQFQGMTDLREDAEAATGYVTEAAEAAGLTAYERHAGGQPHRMIADYAEENDIDLIVIGSHGRSGVRRALLGSVTERVLRSTTVPVLVVDYEGED, encoded by the coding sequence ATGTACGAACGCATACTCGTTCCGACGGACGGTAGCAAGGTCGCGAAGGCGGCGGTCGATCACGCGATCGATCTCGCCGAGCGGTACGACGCCGACGTTCACGCGATATTCGTCGCCGACACCGACGCGATCGCGTACGGACTGGGCACCGAACAGGTCGACCGGATCCGACAGGGTCAGTTCCAGGGAATGACGGACCTGCGCGAGGACGCCGAGGCGGCGACCGGCTACGTCACGGAGGCGGCCGAGGCCGCCGGCCTGACCGCCTACGAGCGCCACGCCGGGGGACAGCCCCACCGGATGATCGCCGACTACGCCGAGGAGAACGATATCGACCTCATCGTGATCGGCAGTCACGGCCGGTCGGGCGTCCGGCGAGCGCTGCTCGGGAGCGTCACCGAGCGCGTGCTCCGCTCGACGACCGTTCCCGTGCTGGTGGTCGACTACGAAGGCGAGGACTGA
- a CDS encoding sodium:solute symporter family transporter, whose amino-acid sequence MAGAPLQTDEGLLPEGLNVSFKLVPSIIVIGMMLLFIVAGFMFKVADTDDMWVAGRSIGNIENGMAIGANWMSAATYLGVAATVAISGVYGLAYVIGWTTGYFILLIFMAAQMRRFGKYTAPDFVGDRFNSDAARALAAITTFLIGFVYALGQARGMGLVGMYILGDWSAVTGGALSAYQTMMVIFMVITVAYLSLSGMLGATKNMVLQYVILIVAFLLGLVVTGWSAGYTTILPQLEYGMMIDSLGAEFSEPFAGGSYYLWVATCFSLVFGTCGLPHVLVRFYTVKNERVARWSCTWGLFFISLLYLSAPAFAAIGTALYGDQIGAVYGDPGMTSAAGDVLVVLAAQLAELPAWFVGFVAAGGIAAAVATTAGLFIAASSAISHDIYANIINEDATQRQQVLVGRLSIILIGLLTIVFALNPQQPIAALVGFAFSLAAIVLFPMFFLGLWWENTNRPGALAGMTTGIIVWFIPMFNEGNFGLIDGGLGIDVISTWMPAIGSALVGTPIVFAVTIIVSLVTTEPPLETKQMVRQCHSPDPMPSDKTAADIVAEKNRGGNTPADD is encoded by the coding sequence ATGGCCGGGGCGCCGCTGCAGACGGACGAAGGGTTGCTCCCGGAGGGACTCAACGTCTCCTTCAAACTCGTTCCGTCGATCATCGTCATCGGCATGATGCTGTTGTTCATCGTCGCCGGCTTCATGTTCAAGGTCGCCGACACCGACGACATGTGGGTCGCCGGCCGGTCGATCGGGAACATCGAGAACGGGATGGCCATCGGGGCCAACTGGATGTCGGCCGCGACCTACCTCGGCGTGGCTGCCACCGTCGCAATCTCGGGCGTCTACGGGCTGGCGTACGTGATCGGCTGGACGACGGGATACTTCATCCTGCTGATCTTCATGGCCGCCCAGATGCGGCGGTTCGGGAAGTACACCGCGCCGGACTTCGTCGGCGACCGCTTCAACTCCGACGCCGCGCGCGCCCTCGCGGCGATCACCACGTTCCTGATCGGATTCGTCTACGCGCTCGGTCAGGCCCGCGGGATGGGCCTCGTCGGGATGTACATCCTCGGCGACTGGTCGGCGGTCACCGGCGGTGCGCTATCCGCTTACCAGACGATGATGGTGATCTTCATGGTCATCACCGTCGCCTACCTCTCGCTGTCGGGGATGCTCGGCGCGACCAAGAACATGGTCCTGCAGTACGTCATCCTCATCGTCGCGTTCCTGCTCGGACTGGTCGTAACCGGCTGGTCGGCGGGGTACACGACGATCCTGCCCCAGCTCGAGTACGGGATGATGATCGACAGTCTCGGCGCCGAGTTCTCGGAGCCGTTCGCGGGCGGCAGCTACTACCTGTGGGTCGCGACGTGTTTCAGCCTGGTCTTCGGAACGTGCGGACTGCCCCACGTGCTGGTCAGGTTCTACACGGTCAAGAACGAGCGCGTGGCCCGCTGGTCGTGCACCTGGGGGCTGTTCTTCATCTCGCTCCTCTACCTGAGCGCGCCCGCGTTCGCCGCGATCGGCACGGCACTGTACGGGGACCAGATCGGCGCCGTGTACGGTGACCCCGGCATGACCAGCGCCGCCGGCGACGTCCTCGTCGTGCTGGCCGCACAGCTCGCGGAGCTGCCGGCGTGGTTCGTCGGCTTCGTCGCGGCGGGCGGCATCGCCGCGGCGGTCGCGACGACGGCCGGCCTGTTCATCGCCGCCTCGTCCGCGATCTCCCACGACATCTACGCGAACATCATCAACGAAGACGCGACGCAGCGCCAGCAGGTGCTCGTCGGCCGCCTGAGCATCATCCTGATCGGTCTGCTCACGATCGTCTTCGCGCTGAACCCCCAGCAGCCGATCGCGGCCCTGGTCGGGTTCGCGTTCTCGCTCGCGGCCATCGTGCTGTTCCCGATGTTCTTCCTCGGGCTCTGGTGGGAGAACACGAACCGGCCGGGTGCGCTCGCGGGCATGACGACCGGGATCATCGTCTGGTTCATCCCAATGTTCAACGAGGGGAACTTCGGTCTCATCGACGGCGGACTCGGCATCGACGTCATCTCGACGTGGATGCCGGCCATCGGCTCGGCGCTCGTCGGGACGCCGATCGTGTTCGCAGTGACGATCATCGTCTCGCTCGTGACCACCGAACCACCGCTCGAGACCAAACAGATGGTCCGACAGTGTCACAGCCCCGATCCGATGCCCAGCGACAAGACCGCGGCGGACATCGTCGCCGAGAAGAACCGTGGCGGAAACACCCCTGCGGACGACTGA
- a CDS encoding DUF4212 domain-containing protein: MADNTNHDTGDEPRDVATDGGLSDVEREQQIDYMDVEINLLKPATPFMRDHLRIIWIGFGIWVLTTFAPITATRLAPDLMTSQMPLIGFPLHYFLLAIVGPGAALILSVWYARKRDQIDEKYGIEQGVAEPETTDTDSVPDDAAATDGGVEE; encoded by the coding sequence ATGGCAGATAACACCAACCACGATACGGGAGACGAACCCCGAGACGTCGCGACCGACGGCGGACTGAGCGACGTCGAACGCGAACAGCAAATCGACTACATGGACGTCGAGATCAACCTGTTGAAGCCGGCGACCCCGTTCATGCGGGATCACCTGCGGATCATCTGGATCGGCTTCGGCATCTGGGTGCTGACGACGTTCGCGCCGATCACGGCGACGCGTCTCGCACCCGACCTGATGACGAGTCAGATGCCGCTGATCGGCTTCCCGTTACACTACTTCCTGCTCGCCATCGTCGGGCCGGGGGCGGCGCTCATCCTCTCGGTCTGGTACGCGCGCAAGCGAGATCAGATCGACGAGAAGTACGGTATCGAACAGGGCGTCGCCGAACCGGAGACGACCGACACCGACTCCGTCCCGGACGACGCGGCCGCGACTGACGGAGGTGTCGAGGAATGA
- the acs gene encoding acetate--CoA ligase — protein sequence MSQEDANLEARLEEQEAFDPPESFVEQANVSDPGIYEEFEENWPECWERAADLLSWDEEYDTVLEDGNAPFYEWFTGGELNASYNCLDRHVEEGRGDSVAIEWEGELGETRSYTYDELLDEVEDFAATLRDLGVEEDDVVTLYMPMVPELPIAMLACARIGAPHSVVFAGFSADALATRMNSADSEYLVTCDGYYRRGDALDHISKTNEGLEGVEHEVSDVVVVDRLGDDLDHELADNQHDYDELVADHEGSTVEPVSRDAEDMLFLMYTSGTTGKPKGVKHTTGGYLAYTAWTSHAVLDIEADDTYWCSADIGWITGHSYIVYGPLALGTTSVMYEGTPDYPDKDRLWEIVEKNEVDIFYTAPTAIRAFMKWGAEYTENHDISSLRLLGTVGEPINPRAWKWYYKHIGNEECPIVDTWWQTETGGMMITTLPGINTMKPGSAGPPLPGIDARVVDSQGEEVEAGEAGYVTVNNPWPGMLRTLYNNDERFISEYWQEYSDEDADEWVYFPEDGAKIDDDDYITILGRVDDVINVSGHRLGTMEIESAVVGVEGIAEAAVVGGDHDVKGEAVYVYAIPEDGYEDRHAELEEKAMEAVLDSIGPIAKPEEIVFTHELPKTRSGKIMRRLLEDIASGNELGNTSTLRNPEVVDDIAAQVETD from the coding sequence CGGGGATCTACGAGGAGTTCGAGGAGAACTGGCCGGAGTGTTGGGAACGAGCGGCGGACTTGCTCTCGTGGGACGAGGAGTACGACACGGTACTCGAGGACGGGAACGCCCCGTTCTACGAGTGGTTCACCGGCGGGGAACTCAACGCGTCGTACAACTGCCTCGACCGGCACGTCGAGGAGGGCCGCGGCGACAGCGTCGCCATCGAGTGGGAGGGGGAACTCGGCGAGACGCGCAGCTACACCTACGACGAACTCTTGGACGAGGTCGAGGACTTCGCCGCGACGCTGCGGGACCTCGGCGTCGAGGAGGACGACGTCGTCACGCTGTACATGCCGATGGTTCCGGAGCTGCCGATCGCGATGCTGGCGTGTGCCCGGATCGGTGCCCCACACAGCGTCGTCTTCGCCGGCTTCTCGGCCGACGCGCTGGCGACCCGGATGAACTCCGCGGACAGCGAGTACCTCGTCACCTGCGACGGCTACTACCGCCGGGGCGACGCGCTCGACCACATCTCGAAGACCAACGAGGGGCTCGAGGGCGTCGAGCACGAGGTCTCCGACGTCGTGGTCGTCGACCGACTCGGCGACGACCTGGACCACGAGCTCGCGGACAACCAGCACGACTACGACGAACTCGTGGCCGACCACGAGGGGTCGACGGTCGAACCCGTTTCGCGGGACGCCGAGGACATGCTGTTCCTGATGTACACGTCGGGGACCACCGGCAAGCCGAAGGGTGTCAAGCACACCACCGGCGGCTACCTCGCGTACACCGCGTGGACGAGCCACGCCGTCCTCGACATCGAGGCCGACGACACCTACTGGTGTTCGGCGGATATCGGCTGGATCACCGGCCACTCCTACATCGTCTACGGCCCCCTCGCGCTGGGGACGACGAGCGTGATGTACGAGGGGACGCCGGACTACCCCGACAAGGATCGGCTGTGGGAGATCGTCGAGAAGAACGAGGTCGACATCTTCTACACCGCGCCGACGGCGATCCGCGCGTTCATGAAGTGGGGCGCCGAGTACACGGAGAACCACGACATCTCGAGCCTTCGCTTGCTCGGCACCGTGGGAGAACCGATCAATCCCCGCGCGTGGAAGTGGTACTACAAGCACATCGGCAACGAGGAGTGCCCCATCGTCGACACCTGGTGGCAGACCGAGACCGGGGGCATGATGATCACGACGTTGCCGGGGATCAACACTATGAAACCCGGCTCCGCGGGGCCGCCGCTGCCGGGGATCGACGCCCGGGTCGTCGACTCGCAGGGTGAGGAGGTCGAGGCCGGCGAGGCCGGCTACGTCACGGTCAACAACCCGTGGCCCGGGATGCTCCGAACGCTGTACAACAACGACGAGCGGTTCATCTCGGAGTACTGGCAGGAGTACTCCGACGAGGACGCCGACGAGTGGGTCTACTTCCCCGAGGACGGCGCGAAGATCGACGACGACGACTACATCACCATCCTCGGCCGGGTCGACGACGTGATCAACGTCTCCGGCCACCGGCTGGGGACGATGGAGATCGAGTCGGCCGTCGTCGGCGTCGAGGGGATCGCCGAGGCCGCCGTCGTCGGCGGCGACCACGACGTCAAGGGCGAGGCCGTCTACGTCTACGCCATCCCCGAGGACGGCTACGAGGACCGACACGCCGAACTCGAGGAGAAGGCCATGGAGGCCGTCCTCGACTCGATCGGCCCGATCGCCAAGCCCGAGGAGATCGTCTTCACGCACGAACTGCCCAAGACGCGCTCGGGCAAGATCATGCGTCGCCTGCTCGAGGACATCGCGAGCGGGAACGAGCTCGGGAACACCTCGACGCTGCGCAACCCCGAGGTCGTCGACGACATCGCAGCACAGGTCGAAACGGACTGA